The Biomphalaria glabrata chromosome 1, xgBioGlab47.1, whole genome shotgun sequence sequence TAGCAGACTTCTTTCTAACAGACTTCTTTCTAACAGACTTCTTTCTAAcagacttctatctatcagacTTCTTTCTAACAGACTTCTTTCTAAcagacttctatctatcagacTTCTTTCAAACAGACTTCTTTCTAGCAGACTTCTTTCTAGcagacttctatctatcagacTTCTTTCAAACAGACTTCTTTCTAACAGACTTCTTTCTAGCAGACTTCTTTCTAGCAGACTTCTGTCTATCAGACTTCTTTCAAACAGACTTCTTTCTAACAGACTTCTTTCTAGcagacttctatctatcagacTTCTTTCAAACAGACTTCTTTCTAACAGACTTCTTTCTAGCAGACTTCTTTCTAGCAGACTTCTTTCTAGCAGACTTCTTTCTAGCAGACTTCTTTCTAGCAGACTTCTTTCAAACAGACTTCTTTCTAACAGACTTCTTTCTAACAGACTTCTTTCTAGCAGACTTCTGTCTATCAGACTTCTTTCAAACAGACTTCTTTCTAACAGACTTCTTTCTAGCAGACTTCTTTCTAGCAGACTTCTTTCTAGCAGACTTCTTTCAAACAGACTTCTTTCTAGCAGACTTCTTTCTAACAGACTTCTTTCTAGCAGACTTCTTTCTAACAGACTTCTGTCTATCAGACTTCTTTCTAACAGACTTCTTTCTAACAGACTTCTTTCTAGCAGACTTCTGTAGTAGAGCTGAAAATGACGAGTTCAAACAAAGGTAACCCTATTCATGATTGCCAACTAACTGTAATCCTAACAGACGCTTTCAATCGTTACTCGGGTAAACAAACAGATTAACGACCTCCCTGTCAGTAGCCAGCCTACGTCATTTCCAGCAAGTTGACCTTTGACACAACTCTAAACCAATGAATGTCTCCCACTAACACGTCAACACAATTtcaaattgctttttttttcaagcacttgtctttgtttctttcttacaTTTCACTTTAGAAACACGTGACCTGCTTGTTTTCATGTTGAAACATTGACATTGAACTTTGTGCTCTCTGaccatttctttaaaaagaagaaacccgaaagttattaaagaaatattaatGACAAAGTCCGTGTGAGTGTTTTTGCTAGCAGCAAGAAGAACCCCGAGCAACAATATTTGGAAACAGCggcagtagcggccttagggggtgtCAAGTGGGGCAACCGCGCCAGGCCCCGCGCCAGAGAGGGACTCCGCGATCTGAGATTCCATTGTCATCGTCAGCTTCGAAAACCAGATTAGTTCTCATAAACTAGGATACTTGATACGATATGATTTGATATGATACCAATTACTATGAAAGTATAGACGAATCAACATTTTCGCAGACAGCGTTAGAGGCGCACTAGCCCGTTAGCGTGTTGTGGTACGATATATATAGGGCCCCGCATATGACCTCGCtcagggccccgcgcactgctaaggccgcccctgAACAGCGGTTTGTCTTAATTGaggaagaagggggggggggggacagttGTCTTTAGAAGGGCTTCCACTTCTCAGGGTATATGaccaggcttttttttttggtctatgataagaaaaaaatcttcgaaatatttgatttaaatGATTATTATGTTCATGATTATTATGTTCATGATTATTATGTTCTCTTTACcagcataaaaattattttaattagctttttttttatttttagcagcTATGGACGATGATTGACAGTCTAACATATCGTTTAACCAGCTGAAAACAGATATATAATTATAGCCTAGATTGTATACTTTAGTTAGACAATGAGTTGTTACATAAATATATCCTAAGATTTGAACAGATGAATCTTAACGTGACTAGCCGAGGAGATTTAGATGAAGTCATTATCATTTGGGTGGGTATGTTGTAACTTTGGGATCAGATCCACAAACTGATTGTAAAGACATAGTTTGTATATTAGCTACAAGAGAAAGTAGGAGTCATGATTGCATACAAATTATATACATAAAGAAAGTGGGAAGAGATGGAAGCCGTAGGTGACATCATTTTTGGCATTCCAAACAAAGTTGTGCAGATCTAAATGACATGTGCAACTGGCATTTAGAGAACAATTGACATAGTACGCCAGGTTCATAAGAACTGTCAGGGGAAAGATAGCGGaactacaagaaaacaaatgacAATCTTAACGCTCAGAAATCGCTGACCAAAGCACTGATTGAGTGCTCATATTGTCATCGAAGTCACAACGAGAGAGCTCTCTAATCACCTTGGGCATTCTTTAACTATGAAAtgggtaaaacaaaaataaatatttttataagtcTTCAGTATGGTCACACATAGAACATGTAACATAAATGCTGAGGTGAATTTAGGAAAGGATTTAGATTGGACTGATTTATATAAAGATTGACACCTCAATGGACTACTGATTGAAGTGCAAAGCCTTGAACACTTAGCTTCTTGTTAATAGACAAATAGATTAGGCTGTGTGAAGTTACATCGTTTGATTGAATGGTAATACATGAATCTATGTAAATTTTTACatctatgtttttttaaagattgaaaATTGAAAAAGGCTAAATCTTTGGGTGGAACTTTATCACCTAATTGgcttgtagatctatatttttatactCTGAATAAATGAATAGTTTGGTTATCGAGTAATTCAATCGttaatttgtttatataaaGAGAAGACATGTCAATCAATATACGCTTAACAGTTAATGCCGAAAGAGTTTCCGTTGTCTTAATTAGTCAACATAGCTGACTTCgtcaaagtttttattttatttatgatgAACTGATGTTAAAATTGTGGTTGTTATTTGAGCAGGTTGTTAGATGTCCAGCATAATGACCCTTACTTTTCCAAACAGTGTCCATTTGCAACATGGGCAACTAAAGGATCCCCCAGTTAGATCCTGGTATCTTGGAGTAAGTATGTGTGCCAAATCTTTGGTAATATTCGTTATTCTGAGCACagctaaaaaatgttaaatcgAAAACTTTATTCCCTCCGCTTTTCTGCGACACTCACTGAGTGGGTAATATGTATGTCTAATATGTAATTCCATCCCAATCCCCGAACACTCTGCTTCTCTTTTTTAGCCATGATACTGTACCTCGCAGGAAGAGGTAAGTGAATATCCAAGATATCGTAACATGCTCATGACAccaaagtaagtttttttttcaaatataaagaCTTGATCTTAACACtgaaaaacattttcataagGGCAGGCTTAGCCATAATAccaaaattaatgttttttgaTAAAATTCTAATCAGACGTAACTGATCTTTCCATCATTTTGCATATGTCATTGAGAAGCAGAACTATTTCCATGTGAAGAACTATTTGTTTAAACTTGCACAGGCTCAGGCTCTATGCACTCCTGTATTGACCTTAAAGTATGTGCCATCCGAACTTCGTTAATGTCAATAGATTCCAGGTCAGCCTTACTgtgaaatatgtttttcttcttgtctATCACCAGGCTGGAGCCCTCCAGGCCGAAGATGGCTGTCTGGATGGCTGAAGAATACGTGAAAATCTGATGGTATGGCTTTTCGGGAAATTTCACGATAGGTCGAGAGCCCCTCTTGGACCGACGCCCATGTGAGCGTTTGTTCTCTGTGGTTAGCATCGGTAGTTGTTTCTTTGGATGCTGCGCATGCAGCCGGTAGCTCCAATATCCAGGTTTAATAAATGGAGCAGGTGTCTCTCTGTGGACATACTCACCGTCAAAGTCTGTGGCAGCCACGCTGCGCAGAAAGCTCTTACTTCGTTCTGGGAACGGAGCTATCGAAACATTTTGCTCCTGGGTAAAAGAATTCTCTTTATCTTCATCTATCTTTTCCGGTTTTTCGTACACCCCGAATCGTCTGCTACGATGGTTCAGCCTTGAACCATCTGACAAATTGTGAGAATCGCGCACTTTACTATCCAGACTGTCGGAGATGGAAAGTTTAATTCTCTCCAGCTCATTGTCTCTTCGGGCGATGTTTATTGGCGGGAGAATGGCATTTCTGCCAAAGAGCTCCTCTCTTGTCCCGGACGTGGAGAATTTTCTCACAAGCTGTTCATCTGATTCGTCACTAAGTTTGGCTACAGAATGTCGTTTCTCAATAATTTGCATGTGTGGCGAGCGCTGCTGGTTGAGAGATTTCACTTTTTCAGAGTAAGCCATCATGGAATTTTCCACAGATTTTCTTCGAAAAGCCATTGACTGAAGATCTTTTTTGTGAATCGACTGGAATATATAAGatagaaatatttatctatataattaataaagtaaaagtaaagagtTAAGTagctctttcagaccttgcaatctatctATAATGTAAGAGTCTAATGTCGACGGTTAAAATGTTTTCCGGTGGCTAACACAACGACCAAGGTCTTTACTTTCCCTTATTAATTTCAGGTACCGGTAGTCCTTAGAattgggtggattcaggggagtcataaaaatcccgaaattttaAATCCCGA is a genomic window containing:
- the LOC106072280 gene encoding uncharacterized protein LOC106072280 isoform X2 yields the protein MAFRRKSVENSMMAYSEKVKSLNQQRSPHMQIIEKRHSVAKLSDESDEQLVRKFSTSGTREELFGRNAILPPINIARRDNELERIKLSISDSLDSKVRDSHNLSDGSRLNHRSRRFGVYEKPEKIDEDKENSFTQEQNVSIAPFPERSKSFLRSVAATDFDGEYVHRETPAPFIKPGYWSYRLHAQHPKKQLPMLTTENKRSHGRRSKRGSRPIVKFPEKPYHQIFTYSSAIQTAIFGLEGSSLVIDKKKNIFHSKADLESIDINEVRMAHTLRSIQECIEPEPVQV
- the LOC106072280 gene encoding uncharacterized protein LOC106072280 isoform X1, which codes for MFKHVKNTVTTGTPTWSVRTPYTSLTGINSEVQPAAQARNSLIKRKISDTLNTVESIHKKDLQSMAFRRKSVENSMMAYSEKVKSLNQQRSPHMQIIEKRHSVAKLSDESDEQLVRKFSTSGTREELFGRNAILPPINIARRDNELERIKLSISDSLDSKVRDSHNLSDGSRLNHRSRRFGVYEKPEKIDEDKENSFTQEQNVSIAPFPERSKSFLRSVAATDFDGEYVHRETPAPFIKPGYWSYRLHAQHPKKQLPMLTTENKRSHGRRSKRGSRPIVKFPEKPYHQIFTYSSAIQTAIFGLEGSSLVIDKKKNIFHSKADLESIDINEVRMAHTLRSIQECIEPEPVQV